A segment of the Bacteroidales bacterium WCE2008 genome:
AGGACGGCGTGCTCAAGAATGCGACGACTTACGAGATCATCGACCCGAACGACATCGGACTCGACACCAACTCGATCGTACTTACAGCCCGCAGCGGTCATGCTGCCCTGAAGTACCGCCTCGAGGCTCTCGGAGTGCATCTCAGCGAAGATAAACTGGACAAAGTCTATAAAGAATTCCTGAAACTCGCCGACAAGAAAAAGGAAATCCACGATGACGATATCCTGATGCTCGCGGGCACCGACTGGACCCGCAGCCGCCATATCAAGGTCGACTGGCTCCAGGCCACCAGCGGCATCGGCATGAAGCCGGTAGCCTCGATCGGACTGGACATCGCGGGAGAGAAATTCGAGGCGGCCGCTACCGGAAACGGTCCTGTGGACGCAGCCATCAATGCTCTCCGCAAGATAATCAAGCGCCAGATCACGATCAACGAATTCACTATCCAGGGAGTCACCAAGGGCGCCGACGACTGCTGCAAGGTACATATGCAGGTCGAGCACGAAGGTACTCTCTACTACGGATTCGGAACCAGCACGGATATAGTCACCGCCTCCATAGAGGCCTACGTGGACTGCATCAATAAATTCACTAAATAGTAAATGAACACTCTATTCGACAAAATATGGGACTCGCACGTCGTTGACCTTATCAAGGACGGCCCGACCCAGCTCTATATAGACCGCCTCTACTGCCACGAGGTGACAAGCCCGCAGGCCTTCGAGGGTCTCCGCCGCCGCGGAATCCGCTGCCTCAGACCTGAGAAGATCTACTGCATGCCGGACCATAACACACCGACCCACGACCAGGACAAGCCGATCGAGGATCCGGTCTCAAAGAAACAGGTGGACACGCTGGCCGCGAATACCGCGGAATTCGGCCTCACCCACTTCGGGATGATGGACCCTCGGAACGGTATCATCCATGTCGTCGGCCCTGAGAGAGGCCTCTCGCTGCCGGGAATGACGATAGTCTGCGGCGACTCGCATACCTCCACCCACGGAGCCGTAGGAGCCCTCGCTTTCGGTATCGGAACCAGCGAAGTGGAGATGGTCATGGCCTCGCAGTGCATACTCCAGCAGAAGCCTAAGTCGATGAGGATACGCGTCGAGGGACAGCTGGGACCATGCGTGACCGCGAAGGATGTCGCTCTCTTCCTGATGGAAAAGCTTACCACCAGCGGCGCTACGGGATATTTCGTCGAATATGCAGGTTCAGCAGTCCGCAGCCTCACGATGGAAGGCCGCCTTACCCTCTGCAACCTCTCGATCGAGATGGGAGCCCGAGGCGGATTCATCGCTCCTGACGAGACTACTTTCGCCTACCTCAAGGGCCGCGAGAACGCACCTAAGGGAGAAGACTGGGACAAAGCCGTCGAGTATTGGAAGACTCTCAAGAGCGGCGACGACGCCGTGTTCGACAAGGAGCTTGTATTCGACGCTGCCGAGATCCAGCCGATGATCACCTACGGCACCAACCCTGGAATGGGAATGGCCATAACCGGCAG
Coding sequences within it:
- a CDS encoding 3-isopropylmalate dehydratase, large subunit, yielding MNTLFDKIWDSHVVDLIKDGPTQLYIDRLYCHEVTSPQAFEGLRRRGIRCLRPEKIYCMPDHNTPTHDQDKPIEDPVSKKQVDTLAANTAEFGLTHFGMMDPRNGIIHVVGPERGLSLPGMTIVCGDSHTSTHGAVGALAFGIGTSEVEMVMASQCILQQKPKSMRIRVEGQLGPCVTAKDVALFLMEKLTTSGATGYFVEYAGSAVRSLTMEGRLTLCNLSIEMGARGGFIAPDETTFAYLKGRENAPKGEDWDKAVEYWKTLKSGDDAVFDKELVFDAAEIQPMITYGTNPGMGMAITGSIPTLEAIGEEGGESFRKSLKYMGFKPGEKLLGKKIDYVFLGACTNGRIEDFRAFASIAKGRKKADNVTAWLVPGSWEVLRQIREEGLDKVLEAAGFAIRQPGCSACLAMNDDKIPAGKYSVSTSNRNFEGRQGPGARTILASPLVAAAAAVTGVITDPRTL